A single window of Streptomyces xanthii DNA harbors:
- the infA gene encoding translation initiation factor IF-1, with protein sequence MPKTNRGIEMEGTVVECLRDARFQVELKSGHKVLAHISGKIRKNYIKIVPFDRVLVEVSPYDLTRGRIVYRYR encoded by the coding sequence ATGCCGAAGACGAACCGCGGTATCGAGATGGAGGGCACCGTCGTGGAGTGCCTGCGGGACGCCAGGTTCCAGGTGGAGCTGAAGAGCGGGCACAAGGTGCTGGCGCACATCAGCGGCAAGATCCGGAAGAACTACATCAAGATCGTGCCGTTCGACCGGGTGCTCGTGGAGGTCAGCCCGTACGACCTGACGCGCGGCCGGATCGTCTACCGGTACCGCTGA
- a CDS encoding GNAT family N-acetyltransferase, protein MESTELTGSAVITRVADHEWHALVDDLVVGRGEAWRRHDGRLFLSIDVWQDALFDPLVAALLAALPRPLYTVVDEADSALMSRWEHAGFTVARREGVYIVPTDPRVTGLGPVRPPSGVTILPFGAPERNPLRDLDRAVRAEVEASLGRREMPAEVLPRLDDAVVTDPTKYTVAEESGRYVGLLRLAPVPRQPRIGLLAVRSDRQRGGVARALLADVLGSLHTSGTRAVSAEVGERNEAALALFETVGAERAGGNAELVIL, encoded by the coding sequence ATGGAATCAACAGAACTGACCGGTTCAGCGGTGATCACGCGCGTCGCCGATCACGAGTGGCACGCGCTGGTGGACGACCTGGTGGTCGGCCGCGGTGAGGCCTGGCGGCGGCACGACGGGCGGCTCTTCCTGAGCATCGACGTCTGGCAGGACGCGCTCTTCGACCCCCTGGTCGCGGCCCTGCTCGCGGCACTCCCCCGCCCCCTGTACACGGTGGTCGACGAGGCCGACTCCGCACTCATGTCCCGCTGGGAGCACGCCGGTTTCACCGTCGCGCGCCGCGAGGGCGTGTATATCGTTCCCACCGACCCGCGGGTCACGGGCCTCGGCCCGGTCCGTCCGCCGTCGGGCGTGACGATCCTCCCGTTCGGCGCGCCGGAGCGGAACCCCCTGCGCGATCTGGACCGCGCGGTCCGCGCCGAGGTGGAGGCCTCGCTCGGCCGGCGGGAGATGCCGGCCGAGGTGCTGCCCCGCCTCGACGACGCCGTCGTGACGGATCCGACGAAGTACACGGTGGCCGAGGAGTCCGGGCGCTACGTCGGACTGCTCCGGCTCGCGCCCGTGCCGCGGCAGCCGCGCATCGGGCTCCTCGCGGTCCGGTCCGACCGGCAGCGCGGGGGTGTCGCGCGGGCGCTGCTCGCCGATGTGCTCGGCTCCCTCCACACCTCCGGGACCAGGGCGGTGTCCGCCGAGGTCGGCGAGCGCAACGAGGCGGCCCTGGCCCTGTTCGAGACCGTCGGCGCCGAGCGCGCCGGCGGCAACGCGGAGCTGGTGATCCTCTGA
- the ngcE gene encoding N-acetylglucosamine/diacetylchitobiose ABC transporter substrate-binding protein, protein MTIRAGSLDRRTLLRGAIATAAMGSFAVACGSPSGKGDGGGGPKGEKSATNPFGVAKNSKVDAAIFDGGYGTDYVDYTNQVVGSQVKGLKVQVKPVVDIAPELQPRFVGGNPPDLIDNSGEDQIGFLGILDQLEELDDVFEANTYEGKKIADIVYPGVKDPGTFKDKFVALNYVMTVYGVWYSKTLFEANGWTPPKTWDEALDLGQKAKKKGKYLFVHGKEAATYYRTLLIDSAIKEGGDEVRLALENLEKGCWSHPAVQGVIKVMETMVKQKMFVPGGSGTQFQKAQAIWSNDQKALLYPSGGWIENEMKKATKADFQMTGFPSMTLTDKPKLPYEAIRAAAGEPYIVPKQGKNPAGGKEVLRAMLSEKAAANFSKTKLAPTIVKGTVPADGYGSSALVSQTKMLEAAGTNIFTYNFVEAYGMNTDQLVPFNSFLSGDIDGKGLTSALQKISDKIREDDSVDKIKVS, encoded by the coding sequence ATGACCATTCGTGCCGGCTCTCTTGACAGGCGGACGCTCCTGCGCGGAGCGATCGCAACCGCGGCGATGGGTTCGTTCGCGGTGGCGTGTGGCTCTCCCTCGGGCAAGGGCGACGGAGGTGGCGGTCCGAAGGGCGAGAAGAGCGCCACGAACCCGTTCGGCGTCGCCAAGAACTCCAAGGTCGACGCGGCCATCTTCGACGGCGGCTACGGCACCGACTACGTCGACTACACCAACCAGGTCGTCGGCAGCCAGGTCAAGGGCCTCAAGGTCCAGGTCAAGCCGGTCGTCGACATCGCCCCGGAGCTCCAGCCCCGCTTCGTCGGCGGCAACCCGCCGGACCTCATCGACAATTCCGGTGAGGACCAGATCGGCTTCCTCGGCATCCTCGACCAGCTCGAGGAGCTCGACGACGTCTTCGAGGCCAACACCTACGAGGGCAAGAAGATCGCCGACATCGTCTACCCCGGCGTCAAGGACCCCGGCACGTTCAAGGACAAGTTCGTCGCGCTCAACTACGTGATGACGGTCTACGGCGTCTGGTACTCGAAGACGCTGTTCGAGGCGAACGGCTGGACCCCGCCGAAGACGTGGGACGAGGCGCTCGACCTCGGCCAGAAGGCGAAGAAGAAGGGCAAGTACCTCTTCGTCCACGGCAAGGAGGCGGCGACCTACTACCGCACGCTCCTGATCGACTCGGCGATCAAGGAGGGCGGCGACGAGGTCCGGCTCGCGCTGGAGAACCTGGAGAAGGGCTGTTGGTCGCACCCGGCCGTCCAGGGCGTGATCAAGGTCATGGAGACCATGGTCAAGCAGAAGATGTTCGTCCCCGGCGGCTCCGGCACCCAGTTCCAGAAGGCGCAGGCGATCTGGAGCAACGACCAGAAGGCGCTGCTCTACCCGTCCGGCGGCTGGATCGAGAACGAGATGAAGAAGGCCACGAAGGCCGACTTCCAGATGACCGGTTTCCCGTCGATGACGCTCACCGACAAGCCGAAGCTGCCCTACGAGGCGATCCGCGCGGCCGCGGGCGAGCCGTACATCGTGCCCAAGCAGGGCAAGAACCCGGCCGGCGGCAAGGAGGTCCTGCGGGCGATGCTGTCCGAGAAGGCGGCCGCCAACTTCTCGAAGACGAAGCTGGCCCCGACGATCGTCAAGGGCACCGTGCCCGCCGACGGTTACGGCTCGTCGGCCCTCGTCTCGCAGACGAAGATGCTGGAGGCCGCGGGCACCAACATCTTCACCTACAACTTCGTCGAGGCCTACGGGATGAACACGGACCAGCTGGTGCCGTTCAACTCGTTCCTCTCCGGCGACATCGACGGCAAGGGGCTGACCTCGGCGCTGCAGAAGATCTCCGACAAGATCCGGGAAGACGACTCCGTCGACAAGATCAAGGTCAGCTAG
- a CDS encoding carbohydrate ABC transporter permease: protein MKETTISDTASRRPAPAARGGRPRRRKLTFDRVTFFLAFLGVPLAIFVLFVLYPFVQAIFWAMTDWRGFSPDYEFVGLDNFTKMFQDDVFMKALRNIAILAVCVPLVTLTLALGVAVAVTLGGPSRGPVRGIKGASFYRIVSFFPYVVPAIIVGLVWAQMYDPNAGLVNGILTGLGLDGFDKFAWLGETASAMPSLMFVIVWGLVGFYAVLFIAAIKGVPAELYEAARIDGAGRLRMTLSVTLPSIRDTVQTGYIYLGIAALDSFVYVQAMLPGGGPNNSTLTISQRLFNVAFAKQQFGLATAMGVVLAVVTLVFAALVFLVNRLTGGGEGEGRKKAPGAKARRGAVKGGAR from the coding sequence ATGAAAGAAACGACCATCTCCGACACCGCGAGCCGCCGGCCGGCGCCGGCCGCTCGCGGTGGGCGGCCCCGGCGCCGCAAGCTCACCTTCGACCGGGTGACGTTCTTCCTCGCGTTCCTCGGCGTCCCGCTGGCCATCTTCGTGCTCTTCGTCCTGTACCCGTTCGTCCAGGCGATCTTCTGGGCGATGACCGACTGGCGCGGCTTCAGCCCGGACTACGAGTTCGTCGGCCTGGACAACTTCACCAAGATGTTCCAGGACGACGTCTTCATGAAGGCGTTGCGCAACATCGCGATCCTCGCGGTCTGCGTGCCGCTGGTGACGTTGACGCTCGCCCTGGGGGTCGCGGTGGCCGTCACCCTGGGCGGTCCCAGCAGGGGCCCCGTCCGGGGCATCAAGGGAGCGTCGTTCTACCGGATCGTCTCGTTCTTCCCCTACGTCGTGCCGGCGATCATCGTCGGCCTGGTGTGGGCGCAGATGTACGACCCGAACGCAGGCCTGGTCAACGGCATCCTCACGGGCCTCGGCCTCGACGGGTTCGACAAGTTCGCCTGGCTGGGCGAGACGGCGAGCGCGATGCCGTCCCTGATGTTCGTCATCGTCTGGGGGCTCGTCGGCTTCTACGCGGTGCTCTTCATCGCCGCGATCAAGGGCGTCCCCGCGGAGCTGTACGAGGCGGCGAGGATCGACGGGGCCGGCCGGCTGCGGATGACCCTCTCGGTCACCCTGCCGTCGATCCGGGACACCGTGCAGACGGGCTACATCTACCTGGGCATCGCCGCGCTCGACTCGTTCGTCTACGTCCAGGCGATGCTGCCGGGCGGTGGCCCGAACAACTCGACCCTGACGATCAGCCAGCGGCTGTTCAACGTCGCTTTCGCGAAGCAGCAGTTCGGACTCGCCACCGCCATGGGTGTCGTGCTCGCCGTCGTGACCCTCGTGTTCGCGGCACTCGTGTTCCTCGTCAACCGTCTGACGGGCGGCGGCGAGGGCGAGGGCAGAAAGAAAGCGCCCGGGGCCAAGGCCCGTCGTGGCGCGGTCAAGGGAGGTGCTCGGTGA
- a CDS encoding carbohydrate ABC transporter permease, whose protein sequence is MSAIVADREQTTDRKPARDRKLTRAAASSDRRFAVISHTLLILWSVIVIVPMLWVLVSSFKSTSEILSSPFKLPKRWRFENYAHAWTDANIGKYFLNSVIIVVSALVLVMLLGAMCAYVLARFEFPGRRLIYYVMLAGLTFPVFLAIVPLFFQLQNFGLLNTRPGLVLTYVAFALPFTMFFLYSFFRSLPHDVYEAALIDGAGDWRAFFQVMLPMAKPGMAAVAIFNFLGLWNQFLLPVALNTDQDKWVLTQGMSAYASSQVYDIDYGGLFAAIVVTVVPVLIVYIIFQRRIAGSVSQGTFR, encoded by the coding sequence GTGAGCGCCATTGTTGCCGACCGGGAACAGACGACGGACCGCAAGCCGGCGCGTGACCGGAAGCTGACGAGAGCCGCCGCGAGCAGCGACCGCCGGTTCGCGGTGATCTCGCACACGCTGCTGATCCTGTGGTCCGTGATCGTGATCGTGCCCATGCTGTGGGTGCTGGTGTCCTCGTTCAAGTCCACCAGCGAGATCCTGTCGTCGCCGTTCAAGCTGCCGAAGCGCTGGCGGTTCGAGAACTACGCGCACGCGTGGACCGACGCGAACATCGGGAAGTACTTCCTCAACTCGGTGATCATCGTCGTCTCCGCGCTGGTCCTGGTCATGCTGCTGGGCGCGATGTGCGCCTACGTCCTGGCCAGGTTCGAGTTCCCCGGCCGCCGGCTGATCTACTACGTGATGCTCGCCGGGCTGACCTTCCCGGTCTTCCTGGCGATCGTGCCGCTCTTCTTCCAGCTGCAGAACTTCGGTCTGCTGAACACGCGGCCCGGTCTCGTCCTCACGTACGTCGCGTTCGCGCTGCCGTTCACGATGTTCTTCCTGTACTCGTTCTTCCGGTCGCTGCCGCACGACGTCTACGAGGCCGCGCTGATCGACGGCGCCGGTGACTGGCGGGCGTTCTTCCAGGTGATGCTGCCGATGGCCAAGCCGGGCATGGCCGCGGTGGCGATCTTCAACTTCCTGGGCCTGTGGAACCAGTTCCTCCTGCCGGTGGCACTCAACACCGACCAGGACAAATGGGTGCTGACCCAGGGAATGTCCGCCTACGCGTCCTCGCAGGTCTACGACATCGACTACGGCGGCCTGTTCGCGGCCATCGTGGTCACGGTCGTGCCCGTGCTGATCGTGTACATCATCTTCCAGCGGCGGATCGCCGGTTCGGTGTCGCAGGGCACCTTCCGCTGA
- a CDS encoding GH92 family glycosyl hydrolase: MQGGSRGSTGHRTGRYRTGRSRRRLGVTAVLGAAALVLTTAGQGAAAPRPDREGDAAQGFSSSFEAGQPAPDWLNTVDTDADGKKRASGVDGGYVAGIPGNVNGHVTEVRASAENAGGGETKENLVDGEAGTKWLAFAPTAWVEYDLDSPVEVRKYALTSANDHDERDPKDWVLKGSADGTTWTTLDSRTGESFGARFETKTYAIEKPAAYAHFRIEFTKNNGAPDITQLADLQLSTGDEQAPAPEDMLSLVDKGPGGSPTAKAGAGFTGVRALRYAGTHKTDGRAYSYNKVFDVNVAVEKDTELSYKIFPQMADKDLDYDATNVSVDLAFTDGTYLSDLKAVDSHGGLLTPQGQGAAKRLYVNQWNAVRSGIGSVAAGKTVDRILVAYDSPKGPAKFRGWIDDLGIERAKPAEPKAHLSDYASTTRGTNSSGGFSRGNTFPATAVPHGFNFWTPVTNAGSLSWLYDYARDNDKDNLPTMEALAASHEPSPWMGDRQTFQMMPSAAKTVDTSRAGRALPFRHENETARPYYYGVTFENGVKAEMAPTDHAAALRFTYPGDDASVIFDNVSEQGGLTLDRDKGVVTGYSDVKSGLSTGATRLFVYGVFDRPVKEAASAGVKGHFTFDAGKDRTVTLRLATSLISIDQAADNLAQEVPERRSFTQVRDAARAQWDTLMRKVEVEGATQDQLTSLYSSLYRLYLYPNSGFEKVRSAGGKGTYKYASPFSPMPGPDTPTHTGAKIVEGKPYVNNGFWDTYRTTWPAYTLLTPGKAGELVDGFVQQYRDGGWISRWSSPGYADLMTGTSSDVAFADAYVKGVKGFDAEAAYKAAVKNATVVPPSSGVGRKGMETSPFLGYTSTDTHEGLSWALEGYLNDYGIARMGQALYKKTGEKKYKEESEYFLNRARDYVNMFDGKAAGTGFFQGKDAQGDWRVKSEDFDPRIWGHDYTETNAWGYAFTAVQDSRGLANLYGGRDGLAKKLDTYFATPETGSAEVAGSYGGVIHEMTEARDVRMGMYGHSNQVAHHVTYMYDAAGQPWKTQEKVREVLSRLYTGSEIGQGYHGDEDNGEQSAWYLFSSLGFYPLVMGSGEYAIGSPQFTKMTLHLENGEDLVVKAPENSAKNVYVQGVKVNGRTWSKTSLPHSLVSKGGVIEFAMGDKPSAWGAGKDAAPTSITQDDKVPAPRHDVTTGSGPLFDNSSATSARAESVELPVGADGAKAVQYTLTSEDRAKAPAGWKLEASDDGTSWKTLDSRSGESFAWDRQTRVFGVSDPGEHRHYRLVFAGGAATVAEVELLG; encoded by the coding sequence ATGCAGGGCGGAAGCAGGGGAAGCACGGGTCACAGAACGGGCCGGTACAGAACCGGCCGGAGCCGGCGACGGCTCGGCGTCACGGCGGTACTGGGGGCGGCCGCCCTGGTCCTGACCACTGCGGGGCAGGGCGCGGCGGCCCCGCGGCCCGACCGGGAAGGGGACGCGGCGCAGGGGTTCAGCTCCTCCTTCGAGGCGGGCCAGCCCGCGCCGGACTGGCTGAACACGGTCGACACGGACGCGGACGGGAAGAAGCGCGCGAGCGGGGTCGACGGCGGCTACGTCGCGGGCATCCCCGGCAATGTGAACGGGCACGTCACCGAGGTCCGGGCCAGCGCCGAGAACGCGGGCGGCGGGGAGACCAAGGAGAACCTGGTCGACGGGGAGGCCGGCACGAAGTGGCTGGCCTTCGCGCCGACGGCCTGGGTCGAGTACGACCTCGACTCGCCCGTCGAGGTCCGCAAGTACGCGCTGACCTCGGCGAACGACCACGACGAGCGCGACCCGAAGGACTGGGTCCTCAAGGGCTCGGCGGACGGCACGACCTGGACCACGCTGGACAGCCGTACCGGGGAAAGCTTCGGGGCGCGGTTCGAGACGAAGACGTACGCGATCGAGAAGCCGGCCGCGTACGCGCACTTCCGGATCGAGTTCACGAAGAACAACGGCGCCCCGGACATCACCCAGCTCGCCGACCTCCAGCTGTCCACGGGCGACGAGCAGGCCCCGGCCCCCGAGGACATGCTCTCGCTCGTCGACAAGGGTCCGGGCGGCTCGCCGACGGCGAAGGCGGGCGCGGGCTTCACGGGAGTGCGCGCGCTGCGCTACGCCGGCACCCACAAGACGGACGGGCGCGCGTACTCGTACAACAAGGTGTTCGACGTCAACGTGGCGGTGGAGAAGGACACCGAGCTGTCCTACAAGATCTTCCCGCAGATGGCCGACAAGGATCTCGACTACGACGCCACGAACGTCTCCGTCGACCTGGCCTTCACCGACGGCACGTACCTGAGCGACCTCAAGGCCGTCGACTCCCACGGCGGGCTCCTCACGCCGCAGGGGCAGGGCGCGGCGAAGCGGCTCTATGTGAACCAGTGGAACGCGGTGCGCTCCGGGATCGGCTCGGTCGCCGCCGGGAAGACCGTCGACCGGATCCTCGTCGCCTACGACTCCCCCAAGGGTCCGGCGAAGTTCCGCGGCTGGATCGACGACCTCGGCATCGAGCGGGCGAAGCCCGCGGAGCCTAAGGCGCACCTGAGCGACTACGCGTCGACGACCCGCGGTACGAACTCCAGCGGCGGCTTCTCGCGCGGCAACACCTTCCCGGCGACGGCCGTCCCGCACGGCTTCAACTTCTGGACGCCGGTCACCAACGCGGGCTCGCTGAGCTGGCTCTACGACTACGCCCGGGACAACGACAAGGACAACCTGCCCACGATGGAGGCGCTGGCGGCGAGCCACGAGCCGAGTCCGTGGATGGGTGACCGCCAGACGTTCCAGATGATGCCGTCGGCGGCGAAGACGGTCGACACGTCCCGCGCGGGGCGCGCGCTGCCCTTCCGGCACGAGAACGAGACGGCCCGCCCCTACTACTACGGGGTGACGTTCGAGAACGGTGTGAAGGCCGAGATGGCCCCCACCGACCACGCGGCGGCGCTGCGCTTCACCTATCCGGGCGACGACGCGAGCGTGATCTTCGACAACGTCTCCGAGCAGGGCGGCCTCACCCTCGACCGGGACAAGGGGGTCGTCACCGGCTACTCGGACGTGAAGTCGGGGCTGTCGACGGGCGCGACGCGGCTGTTCGTGTACGGCGTCTTCGACAGGCCGGTGAAGGAGGCCGCGTCGGCGGGCGTGAAGGGGCACTTCACGTTCGACGCCGGCAAGGACCGCACGGTGACGCTGCGCCTGGCGACCTCGCTCATCAGCATCGACCAGGCGGCCGACAACCTGGCGCAGGAGGTGCCGGAGCGGCGGTCGTTCACGCAGGTGCGGGACGCGGCGCGGGCCCAGTGGGACACGCTGATGCGGAAGGTGGAGGTCGAGGGCGCGACGCAGGACCAGCTCACCTCGCTCTACTCCTCGCTGTACCGGCTGTACCTGTACCCCAACTCGGGCTTCGAGAAGGTCCGTTCGGCGGGCGGCAAGGGCACGTACAAGTACGCCTCGCCGTTCTCCCCGATGCCGGGTCCGGACACCCCGACGCACACCGGCGCGAAGATCGTGGAGGGGAAGCCGTACGTCAACAACGGCTTCTGGGACACCTACCGGACGACCTGGCCCGCGTACACGCTGCTCACTCCGGGGAAGGCGGGTGAGCTGGTCGACGGGTTCGTGCAGCAGTACCGGGACGGCGGCTGGATCTCTCGGTGGTCCTCGCCCGGGTACGCGGACCTGATGACGGGCACGTCGTCGGACGTGGCGTTCGCCGACGCGTACGTGAAGGGCGTCAAGGGCTTCGACGCCGAGGCGGCGTACAAGGCGGCGGTCAAGAACGCGACCGTGGTGCCGCCGTCGTCGGGCGTCGGCCGCAAGGGCATGGAGACCTCTCCGTTCCTCGGCTACACGTCGACGGACACGCACGAGGGCCTGTCGTGGGCGCTGGAGGGCTACCTCAACGACTACGGCATCGCGCGGATGGGCCAGGCGCTCTACAAGAAGACGGGCGAGAAGAAGTACAAGGAGGAGTCGGAGTACTTCCTGAACCGCGCCCGTGACTACGTGAACATGTTCGACGGCAAGGCGGCCGGCACCGGCTTCTTCCAGGGCAAGGACGCCCAGGGCGACTGGCGCGTGAAGTCGGAGGACTTCGACCCGCGCATCTGGGGTCACGACTACACGGAGACCAACGCCTGGGGCTACGCGTTCACGGCGGTCCAGGACAGCCGGGGCCTCGCCAATCTGTACGGCGGCCGCGACGGTCTCGCGAAGAAGCTCGACACGTACTTCGCGACGCCCGAGACGGGTTCGGCGGAGGTCGCCGGCTCGTACGGCGGGGTCATCCACGAGATGACGGAGGCCCGGGACGTGCGGATGGGCATGTACGGGCACTCCAACCAGGTCGCGCACCACGTCACGTACATGTACGACGCGGCCGGGCAGCCCTGGAAGACGCAGGAGAAGGTCCGCGAGGTGCTCTCGCGCCTCTACACGGGCAGCGAGATCGGTCAGGGCTACCACGGTGACGAGGACAACGGCGAGCAGTCCGCCTGGTACCTCTTCTCCTCGCTCGGCTTCTATCCGCTCGTCATGGGAAGCGGCGAGTACGCCATCGGTTCCCCGCAGTTCACGAAGATGACGCTGCACCTGGAGAACGGCGAGGACCTCGTCGTGAAGGCGCCGGAGAACAGCGCGAAGAACGTGTACGTGCAGGGTGTGAAGGTCAACGGCCGGACCTGGTCGAAGACTTCGCTGCCTCACTCGCTCGTGTCGAAGGGCGGCGTCATCGAGTTCGCGATGGGCGACAAGCCGTCGGCGTGGGGGGCGGGCAAGGACGCGGCACCGACCTCGATCACGCAGGATGACAAGGTGCCGGCCCCGCGCCACGACGTCACGACGGGCTCGGGCCCGCTGTTCGACAACTCCTCGGCCACCTCGGCGCGTGCGGAGTCGGTGGAGCTGCCGGTCGGCGCGGACGGAGCGAAGGCGGTGCAGTACACGCTGACCTCCGAGGACCGGGCGAAGGCCCCGGCGGGCTGGAAGCTGGAGGCGTCGGACGACGGGACGTCCTGGAAGACGCTCGACTCGCGCTCCGGTGAGTCCTTCGCCTGGGACCGGCAGACGCGCGTGTTCGGCGTGAGCGACCCGGGCGAACACCGGCACTACCGGCTGGTGTTCGCGGGTGGCGCGGCGACGGTGGCGGAGGTGGAACTGCTCGGCTAG